From a single Apium graveolens cultivar Ventura chromosome 2, ASM990537v1, whole genome shotgun sequence genomic region:
- the LOC141706319 gene encoding small ribosomal subunit protein eS24z-like, with product MPIGERQSTFTIRTRKFMTNRLLSRKQFVVDVIHPGRPNIPKGELKQRIATMYDVRDPNSIIVFNFRNHFGGGKSTGFGLIYDSVENAKKFEPKYRLIRNGLLSKTDKSRKQLKERKNRAKKLRGVKKSKAESKKTGKKR from the exons ATGCCAATAGGGGAGAGGCAATCCACGTTTACCATTCGGACGAGGAAGTTTATGACCAATAGGCTTCTCTCCAGAAAGCAATTC GTTGTTGATGTTATTCATCCAGGACGTCCCAATATTCCAAAG GGGGAATTGAAGCAAAGGATTGCGACAATGTATGATGTGAGGGATCCAAACAGCATAATTGTATTCAATTTCAGAAACCATTTTGGAGGGGGAAAATCAACTGGCTTTGGTTTGATCTATGACTCTGTCGAAAATGCAAAGAAATTCGAGCCAAAATATCGACTCATCAGG AATGGGCTGCTTTCTAAGACGGATAAATCAAGGAAGCAGCTCAAGGAGAGGAAAAACAGAGCCAAGAAACTCAGGGGTGTAAAGAAG